One Oryza sativa Japonica Group chromosome 8, ASM3414082v1 DNA window includes the following coding sequences:
- the LOC9266786 gene encoding uncharacterized protein, protein MGEEEAAAAAARVAEQARELQDAAAGLLSRSSAEEEALRRRAAALGAELARLRKAAAHADSDKVEEDLDRATCLISDGDIAALLPSKTHGTFLKMFLGPVNLRAPRKEVQLKVKEEYNSYRDRTALLFLGFPMILLVLRSWLWNGCFPVLPVQLYQAWLLFLYTTLALRENILRVNGSDIRPWWMCHHYCAMLMSLISLTWEIKGQPDCSRKQRGVELFLCWAIMQGFAMMLQNRYQRQRLYTRIALGKARRMDVVWGETAGVEGQLLLLCPVLFLLQGFEGYVGFLLLRTAHTGIVPEWQVVVCGVLLIAMAIGNFANTVDTLMAKSRFKAKKRSRGKRDPDTCNSPTGLSPTNSTARA, encoded by the exons atgggggaggaggaggcggcggcggcggcggcgagggtggcggagCAGGCGAGGGAGCTgcaggacgcggcggcgggcctcctgtcgaggtcgtcggcggaggaggaggcgctccgccgccgcgccgccgcgctcggcgCCGAGCTCGCCAGGCTCCGCAaggccgccgcccacgccgacaGCGACAAG GTTGAGGAGGACTTGGATCGAGCGACGTGCCTCATAAGCGATGGAGACATTGCGGCGCTGCTCCCGAGCAAGACACATG GTACTTTCCTGAAGATGTTCCTGGGACCAGTAAATCTGCGGGCACCGAGGAAGGAGGTGCAGCTCAAGGTGAAGGAAGAGTATAATAGCTACAGG GATAGGACTGCATTGCTTTTTCTTGGTTTCCCAATGATTCTGTTGGTACTCCGGTCATGGTTATGGAATGGATGCTTCCCAGTATTGCCAGTTCAGCTATACCAG GCTTGGTTGTTGTTTCTGTATACAACTTTAGCTCTGCGAGAGAACATATTACGAGTTAATGGAAGTGATATCCGTCCTTg GTGGATGTGCCATCACTATTGTGCCATGCTGATGTCTCTTATTAGTCTAACATGGGAGATAAAGGGACAACCTGATTGTTCTCGAAAACag AGAGGCGTCGAGCTGTTTCTGTGCTGGGCCATAATGCAAGGTTTCGCCATGATGTTGCAGAACAGATATCAACGCCAAAGACTATATACTCGGATTGCTTTAGGAAAG GCTAGAAGAATGGACGTTGTGTGGGGAGAGACTGCTGGTGTTGAAGGTCAATTGTTGCTACTATGCCCTGTCCTCTTTCTGTTGcag GGTTTTGAGGGTTACGTTGGATTTTTACTTCTTCGTACTGCTCATACAGGCATCGTCCCTGAGTGGCAG GTTGTGGTCTGTGGAGTCCTACTGATCGCAATGGCGATAGGTAATTTTGCAAATACAGTGGACACGCTGATGGCCAAGTCCAGGTTCAAAGCAAAGAAGAGATCCAGGGGCAAACGGGATCCTGACACATGCAACTCACCGACTGGCCTATCACCAACAAACTCAACTGCCAGAGCTTGA
- the LOC4344673 gene encoding protein ENHANCED DISEASE RESISTANCE 2-like, with protein sequence MDCSNGEVQHQWMEDVKSGGAVPFLDPDNCPNGWATPPGDTFMVRGPDYLATKVKIPGGEYLLKPLGFDWMKSPAKICEILNNKSHRVRKAIDGEVLRGNQPFVWAFNLQLPSKDNYSAIFYFVSLEPVPEGSLMDQFLKGDEAFRKSRLKLIANIVRGPWIVRTAVGEQAICILGRALTCKYTQGSNFIEIDVDVGSSIVANAIVHLAFGYVQTLTVDLAFLIEGQTESELPERLLGAVRFSELNPGSAGVYEVPSEEQQESAPFLPARLWQGFSNMLHNPGNSREPSSTSQSTNGSLHKEDADENTRESLHKEDVDDNTAGSLLKEDGYESATGSFDKEDTEEDSNGSLHNGDADENTK encoded by the exons ATGGATTGTTCCAATGGTGAGGTTCAGCATCAGTGGATGGAGGATGTCAAGTCAGGAGGAGCAGTCCCATTTCTTGACCCTGACAACTGCCCCAATGGCTGGGCTACTCCCCCAGGGGACACATTCATGGTCAGAGGCCCTGATTATCTTGCAACCAAGGTGAAGATACCAGGTGGGGAGTATCTTCTAAAGCCTCTCGGGTTTGATTGGATGAAAAGCCCCGCGAAGATATGCGAGATTCTGAATAACAAGAGTCATCGTGTGAGGAAAGCCATCGACGGCGAGGTTTTGCGTGGTAATCAGCCTTTCGTCTGGGCTTTCAACCTGCAACTGCCCAGCAAGGATAATTACAGTGCTATATTCTACTTTGTGTCGCTGGAGCCGGTACCGGAAGGCTCACTTATGGATCAGTTCTTGAAAGGAGATGAGGCTTTCCGGAAATCTAGGCTTAAGCTAATCGCGAACATAGTTAGAGGGCCTTGGATTGTTCGAACAGCTGTGGGAGAACAAGCTATTTGCATATTGGGTAGGGCTCTTACGTGCAAGTATACTCAGGGATCAAACTTCATTGAAATCGATGTGGATGTTGGATCTTCTATTGTCGCAAACGCAATTGTTCATTTGGCGTTTGGTTACGTGCAGACGCTAACAGTAGATCTAGCATTCCTTATTGAGGGTCAGACCGAATCAGAGCTCCCCGAGAGACTTCTTGGAGCTGTGAGGTTCTCTGAGTTGAATCCGGGTTCGGCTGGTGTGTATGAAGTGCCATCTGAGGAGCAACAAGAAAGTGCGCCTTTTCTGCCGGCAAGATTGTGGCAGGGTTTTTCAAACATGTTACATAACCCTGGAAATTCCAGGGAGCCATCCTCTACTTCACAAAGCACTAATGGGAGTTTACACAAAGAAGATGCGGATGAGAATACTAGAGAAAGTTTGCACAAAGAAGATGTGGATGACAATACTGCTGGGAGCTTGCTCAAAGAAGATGGGTACGAGAGTGCTACCGGGAGTTTTGACAAAGAAGATACAGAAGAGGACTCTAACGGGAGTTTGCACAATGGAGATGCTGATGAAAACACTAAATG A
- the LOC4344674 gene encoding sphingoid long-chain bases kinase 1: MKQVSCSVVNKCLAYNPCLSRNYYQRSHTVKLQRSQAGQIILPRKLRKSTLWQTNFTQRQIATHCSSDLSTSCREELPSYLTVNVLKDQSCARQGIFRKVIVILNPNSGFRSSREVFYQKVQPTLELSGFMMQVVETAYAGHAHALASTVDLSTCPDGIICVGGDGIVNEVLNGLLGRDDLEEAIQLPIGIIPAGSENSLVWTVLGIRDPVSAATTLAKGGITPIDVFSVKRTQAGITHFGLTASYYGFVADVLQLSEKFRLHFGPFRYVIAGVLKFLSLPQYRFEVNYLPLSPRRNHKLLPVTEKCNDHLAADSSAEDNWVTRKGEFLGIFVCNHFCKPAQGLLSPVIAPKAQHNDGSLDLILVHGSGRLRLFCFFIAYQFCWHLLLPYVEYVKVKHVKVRPIGKTHNGCGVDGELILGEGQTEWQCSLLPAQGRLLGRHRSASE, encoded by the exons ATGAAGCAG gtgtCCTGTAGTGTTGTAAATAAATGTTTGGCCTACAATCCATGCCTCTCAAGAAACTACTATCAACGGTCTCATACCGTGAAGTTGCAAAGATCACAAGCTGGCCAGATAATTTTGCCTCGCAAATTGAGGAAATCTACGCTATGGCAGACCAACTTCACTCAGAGGCAGATTGCAACGCATTGTTCCTCTGACCTGAGTACCTCCTGCAGAGAAGAATTGCCCAGCTATTTAACAGTTAATGTTTTGAAAGATCAGTCATGTGCAAGACAAGGAATCTTTCGTAAAGTGATTGTCATCTTGAATCCTAATTCTGGATTTCGCAGCTCTCGTGAAGTTTTCTACCAGAAAGTACAACCAACATTGGAG CTTTCAGGCTTTATGATGCAAGTTGTTGAAACAGCGTATGCTGGTCATGCACATGCTCTTGCTTCTACTGTTGATCTCAGCACATGTCCTGATG GTATCATATGTGTTGGAGGTGATGGAATTGTGAATGAG GTTTTGAATGGTCTACTTGGTAGAGATGATTTGGAAGAGGCTATTCAACTGCCAATTGGGATAATTCCGGCTGGTTCTGAGAACTCGTTAGTGTGGACTGTTCTTGGTATCAGAGATCCTGTTTCCGCTGCAACTACTTTAGCCAAG GGTGGTATCACTCCAATAGACGTGTTCTCTGTCAAACGGACCCAAGCTGGAATTACTCATTTCGGTTTGACAGCTTCCTACTATGGTTTTGTGGCTGATG TTCTGCAACTATCTGAAAAATTCCGTCTGCACTTTGGCCCCTTCCGTTATGTCATCGCTGGTGTTCTTAAATTTCTATCATTACCTCAATACAGATTTGAGGTCAACTATCTCCCTTTGTCACCCAGGAGAAATCACAAATTACTACCTGTGACTGAAAAGTGTAATGATCATCTTGCTGCTGATAGCAGTGCTGAAGATAACTGGGTTACTAGGAAAGGAGAATTTCTTGGCATTTTTGTGTGCAATCATTTCTGCAAGCCTGCACAGGGATTACTCTCACCGGTTATCGCGCCAAAAGCTCAGCATAATGACGGCAGTCTAGACTTGATTCTTGTCCATGGAAGTGGAAGACTCAGATTATTCTGCTTCTTTATCGCCTATCAGTTTTGCTGGCATCTTCTTCTGCCTTATGTGGAATATGTCAAG GTAAAACATGTTAAGGTCAGGCCAATTGGCAAAACCCACAATGGGTGCGGTGTTGACGGAGAGCTTATTCTTGGAGAGGGCCAAACAGAATGGCAGTGCTCACTGCTCCCAGCACAAGGCAGATTGCTTGGCCGGCATCGCAGCGCATCTGAGTAG